The following are encoded together in the Salvia hispanica cultivar TCC Black 2014 chromosome 6, UniMelb_Shisp_WGS_1.0, whole genome shotgun sequence genome:
- the LOC125197120 gene encoding syntaxin-125-like, protein MNDLFSNSFKNAQGNDLEAGGDGRIEGVNLDTFFDDVENVKKDMGDVEKLYKRLQESNEESKTVHNAKTMKDLRARMDADVAQVLKRVKLIKGKLEALEKSNATNRRVPGCGPGSSADRTRTSVVSGLGKKLKTMMDDFQGLRARMNEEYKETVGRRYFTVTGQKADEDLIENLISSGESESFMQKAIQEQGRGQIMDAISEIQERHDAVKEIEKNLIELHQIFLDMAALVEAQGQQLNDIESHVAHASSFVRRGTEQLQDAREIQKESRKWYYYAVLLVIILIIFVTFPLWSNLVMAKLI, encoded by the coding sequence ATGAACGATCTCTTCTCAAATTCTTTCAAAAATGCCCAGGGCAACGACCTCGAGGCGGGTGGCGATGGCCGCATCGAGGGCGTTAACCTCGATACATTCTTTGACGATGTCGAGAATGTCAAGAAAGACATGGGCGATGTCGAGAAGCTCTACAAGCGGCTGCAGGAATCCAACGAGGAGAGCAAAACGGTCCACAATGCCAAGACCATGAAGGACTTGCGGGCCCGCATGGATGCTGACGTGGCACAGGTTTTGAAGCGGGTCAAACTCATTAAAGGCAAGTTGGAGGCATTGGAAAAGTCCAATGCCACCAACAGGCGGGTCCCAGGCTGTGGCCCAGGGTCTTCAGCTGACAGGACGCGGACTTCAGTGGTCAGCGGACTAGGGAAAAAGCTGAAGACCATGATGGACGACTTCCAGGGCCTGCGGGCCCGCATGAATGAGGAGTACAAGGAGACTGTTGGGCGGCGGTACTTCACCGTCACCGGGCAAAAGGCCGATGAAGATCTTATCGAGAACCTAATCTCGAGCGGCGAGAGCGAGTCATTCATGCAAAAGGCGATCCAAGAGCAAGGGCGCGGCCAAATAATGGACGCGATTTCCGAGATCCAGGAGCGGCACGATGCTGTGAAGGAGATCGAGAAAAATCTCATCGAGCTCCACCAGATCTTCCTCGACATGGCGGCGCTTGTGGAGGCACAAGGGCAGCAACTGAACGACATCGAGAGCCACGTGGCGCACGCGAGCTCGTTTGTGCGGCGGGGGACGGAGCAGCTGCAGGACGCACGTGAGATCCAAAAGGAGTCAAGAAAGTGGTATTACTACGCCGTTTTGCTTGTTATAATCCTCATTATTTTTGTAACATTCCCGCTATGGTCTAATCTTGTGATGGCGAAATTGATATAG